A genomic window from Glaciihabitans sp. INWT7 includes:
- a CDS encoding UPF0182 family protein, whose translation MTSTPTEERRPASRSRVTLLITLAVVAVLVILFFIFASLYTDWLWFEQLGFLKVLTTQWVASTVMFFIGFFAMGIPVLVSIEIAFRGRPVYAKLNAQLDRYQQVIEPLRRLAMWGIPAVLGLFAGVATSSRWQLALEWINGVPSDKVDPQFKLDISFYLFALPFYQAVAAFASAVVLISAIAAIATSYLYGALRFNGREVRISRTARIQLAVTGAVYLAIQAISIWLDQYATLSTKTSSTLFEGASFADATAVIPGRQILAGIAAVVAILFVITAVIGRWRFPLIGTALLLVSGLLIGSVYPWVVQKFQVEPNVRTLEAPYIQRNINATRDAYGVASVQEEAYSAKTDAQQGALRNDAETTASIRIIDPALISDAFGQLERIKQYYQFNKYLDVDRYTINGKSQDTVIAVRELNQSNTNAAPSWYNNTLVYTHGYGVVAAYGNQRSSDGLPVFLESGIPVSGDLGKFEPRIYFGEESPTYSIVGGPKGGSKVELDYPAGDANANQNATTTFSGNGGPKLDNVFKKLIYAIKFQSEQIFLSNGVNDESQILYTRNPVDRIQKAAPYLTLDSDPYPAVVDGRVQWIVDGYTTSASYPYSAIQQLSSAIADTYTPTPQLALDDINYIRNSVKATVDAYSGKVTLYDWDDKDPILKTWQKIFPSTVKPISAISSDLMSHVRYPADLFKVQREILGTYHVTDPNTFYSSSDAWITPNDPTKAAATARLQPPYYLTMKLPGASESAFSLYSTYIPSSKGAGTSNILTGYLAANADAGNTKGKVANGYGKLTLLALPKQNSVPGPGQVQSNFNTDTDVANQLALLQRGNTTVDLGNLLTVPVGGGLLYVQPVYVKSNAETSYPILRKILVSFGDKVAFEDTLDAALNSLFGGDSGASAGDGGVTPTPTPTPDPGTGTTDPGTGNGVSSAALKAALADVQTALTARASALKSGDLAAYATADAALVTALNSVFALEK comes from the coding sequence GTGACGTCTACCCCCACCGAAGAACGCCGACCGGCATCGCGATCGAGAGTGACCCTCTTGATCACCCTCGCCGTCGTCGCGGTCCTCGTCATCCTCTTCTTCATCTTCGCGAGCCTCTACACCGACTGGCTGTGGTTCGAACAGCTCGGCTTCCTGAAGGTGCTCACCACGCAGTGGGTGGCCAGCACCGTCATGTTCTTCATCGGATTCTTCGCCATGGGCATCCCGGTGCTGGTGAGCATCGAGATCGCCTTCCGCGGTCGACCGGTCTACGCCAAGCTCAACGCGCAACTCGACCGCTACCAGCAGGTGATCGAGCCTCTTCGCCGCCTCGCGATGTGGGGCATCCCCGCGGTGCTCGGACTCTTCGCCGGGGTCGCGACCTCCTCCCGCTGGCAGCTGGCGCTCGAGTGGATCAACGGTGTGCCCTCGGACAAGGTCGATCCGCAGTTCAAGCTCGACATCTCGTTCTACCTCTTCGCGCTGCCGTTCTACCAGGCGGTCGCCGCCTTCGCCTCGGCAGTCGTGCTCATCTCCGCGATCGCCGCCATCGCCACCAGCTACCTCTACGGGGCGCTGCGGTTCAACGGACGCGAGGTGCGCATCTCCCGCACCGCCAGGATCCAGCTGGCCGTCACCGGCGCGGTCTACCTCGCCATCCAGGCCATCAGCATCTGGCTCGACCAGTACGCCACCCTCAGCACGAAGACCTCGAGCACGCTCTTCGAGGGTGCGTCGTTCGCCGATGCGACCGCGGTCATCCCCGGCCGCCAGATCCTCGCCGGGATCGCCGCCGTCGTCGCAATCCTGTTCGTCATCACCGCGGTCATCGGCCGCTGGCGCTTTCCGCTCATCGGCACGGCTCTCCTGCTCGTCAGCGGTCTGCTCATCGGATCGGTCTACCCCTGGGTCGTGCAGAAGTTCCAGGTCGAGCCGAATGTGCGCACGCTCGAAGCGCCATACATTCAAAGAAACATCAATGCGACGAGGGATGCCTACGGAGTCGCCAGCGTGCAGGAAGAGGCCTACTCGGCCAAGACCGACGCCCAGCAGGGCGCGCTGCGCAACGATGCCGAGACGACGGCCTCGATCCGCATCATCGATCCAGCCCTCATCTCGGATGCCTTCGGCCAGCTCGAGCGCATCAAGCAGTACTACCAGTTCAACAAGTACCTGGACGTCGACCGCTACACGATCAACGGCAAGTCGCAGGACACCGTGATCGCCGTGCGTGAACTCAACCAGTCCAACACCAATGCCGCTCCGAGCTGGTACAACAACACCCTCGTCTACACCCACGGCTACGGCGTCGTCGCGGCTTACGGCAACCAGCGCTCGAGCGACGGCCTGCCTGTGTTCCTCGAGTCGGGCATCCCCGTCTCCGGCGACCTCGGCAAGTTCGAACCGCGCATCTACTTCGGCGAGGAATCGCCGACCTACTCGATCGTCGGCGGGCCGAAGGGCGGAAGCAAGGTCGAGCTCGACTATCCGGCGGGGGACGCAAACGCCAACCAGAACGCCACCACGACCTTTTCGGGCAACGGCGGGCCGAAGCTCGACAACGTGTTCAAGAAGCTGATCTACGCCATCAAGTTCCAGTCGGAGCAGATCTTCCTCTCCAACGGCGTGAACGACGAATCGCAGATCCTCTACACGCGAAACCCCGTAGACCGCATTCAGAAGGCGGCGCCGTACCTCACGCTAGACAGCGATCCGTATCCTGCCGTCGTCGACGGTCGGGTGCAGTGGATCGTCGACGGCTACACGACGAGCGCCAGCTACCCGTACTCCGCTATCCAGCAGCTCAGCAGTGCCATCGCCGACACCTACACGCCGACGCCGCAGCTCGCCCTTGACGACATCAACTACATCCGCAACTCGGTGAAGGCGACAGTCGATGCCTACAGCGGCAAGGTGACGCTCTACGACTGGGATGATAAGGACCCGATCCTGAAGACCTGGCAGAAGATCTTCCCGTCGACGGTGAAGCCGATCAGCGCGATCTCCTCCGACCTGATGAGCCACGTGCGGTACCCGGCGGACCTGTTCAAGGTGCAGCGCGAGATCCTCGGCACCTACCACGTGACCGACCCGAACACGTTCTACTCATCGAGCGACGCGTGGATCACGCCGAACGACCCCACGAAGGCCGCCGCCACGGCTCGACTTCAGCCGCCGTACTACCTCACGATGAAGCTTCCGGGCGCTTCCGAGTCGGCTTTCTCGCTCTACTCCACCTACATCCCGAGCTCGAAGGGGGCAGGCACGAGCAACATCCTCACCGGCTACCTCGCGGCCAATGCCGACGCCGGCAACACCAAGGGAAAAGTGGCCAACGGCTATGGCAAGCTCACGCTGCTGGCGCTGCCCAAGCAGAACTCGGTGCCCGGACCCGGTCAGGTGCAGAGCAACTTCAACACCGACACGGACGTGGCCAACCAGCTCGCGCTGCTCCAGCGCGGAAACACCACGGTCGATCTCGGTAACCTGCTGACGGTGCCGGTCGGTGGCGGGCTGCTCTACGTGCAGCCGGTCTACGTGAAGTCGAACGCGGAGACGAGCTACCCGATCCTGCGGAAGATCCTGGTGTCGTTCGGTGACAAGGTGGCGTTCGAAGACACTCTGGACGCCGCCCTCAACTCGCTGTTCGGGGGAGACTCCGGGGCGAGCGCGGGTGACGGCGGCGTGACGCCGACTCCAACACCGACGCCGGATCCCGGCACGGGCACCACCGATCCCGGCACCGGCAACGGCGTGTCGAGCGCGGCGCTCAAGGCCGCTCTCGCCGACGTGCAGACCGCTCTCACGGCTCGTGCTTCGGCGCTCAAGTCGGGAGACCTGGCCGCCTACGCCACCGCGGATGCCGCGCTGGTGACGGCGCTGAACAGCGTCTTCGCGCTGGAGAAGTAA
- a CDS encoding PDZ domain-containing protein: MALFIDDRQSPGRSPARRRITVLGWILLGAAVFGTLAFTLVPAPYVIEQPGPVFNTLDTVANGSKQVPMIEIPGQKTYATAGALDMLTVNIAGSREQPPSWFEVAQAYLDSSKAVLPVDAVYPVGTSVEQSNAQATVDMQNSQKDAVAAALTHLGYTLPASLTVGGLSPKSPSTGILQKGDTIVSVDGQATDSVLGLRAIIAKSGAGTPVNIAIERGGVQKTVKVTPEMSGGSDSVPIVGIFPAIVYSYPFDVKIQLENVGGPSAGQMFALGIIDKLTPGTLNGGAKVAGTGTIDGDGVVGPIGGIRQKLYGARAAGATWFLAPYSNCDEVTGHIPSGIRVLAVKTLDDSLAALKAIKAGSSTGGLLSCPAK; encoded by the coding sequence GTGGCACTGTTCATCGACGACCGGCAGAGCCCGGGGCGATCTCCGGCCCGACGCCGCATCACCGTTCTGGGCTGGATCCTGCTCGGAGCGGCTGTGTTCGGCACCCTCGCGTTCACCCTGGTTCCGGCGCCCTACGTGATCGAGCAACCGGGACCGGTCTTCAACACCCTCGACACGGTCGCCAACGGCAGCAAGCAGGTGCCCATGATCGAGATCCCGGGCCAGAAGACCTACGCGACCGCCGGGGCGCTCGACATGCTGACGGTGAACATCGCCGGAAGCCGCGAGCAGCCGCCGAGCTGGTTCGAGGTGGCCCAGGCCTATCTCGACTCGAGCAAGGCCGTGCTGCCAGTGGACGCCGTCTACCCGGTGGGCACCTCGGTCGAGCAGTCGAACGCGCAGGCGACAGTCGACATGCAGAACTCCCAGAAGGATGCCGTGGCTGCGGCCCTCACCCATCTCGGCTACACCCTGCCCGCCTCCCTCACCGTGGGCGGACTCTCGCCCAAGTCGCCGTCGACGGGCATTCTGCAGAAAGGCGACACGATAGTGAGTGTCGACGGCCAGGCCACCGACAGCGTTCTCGGCCTGCGCGCGATCATCGCCAAGTCCGGCGCCGGCACCCCCGTGAACATCGCCATCGAGCGCGGGGGAGTGCAGAAGACCGTGAAGGTGACGCCGGAGATGAGCGGCGGATCCGACTCCGTGCCGATCGTCGGCATCTTCCCGGCCATCGTCTACAGCTATCCATTCGATGTGAAGATCCAGCTCGAGAACGTGGGAGGTCCGAGCGCCGGCCAGATGTTCGCTCTCGGCATCATCGACAAATTGACGCCGGGAACGCTCAACGGCGGAGCAAAGGTCGCGGGCACGGGCACGATCGACGGTGACGGCGTGGTCGGTCCGATCGGAGGCATCCGCCAAAAGCTCTACGGGGCGCGCGCCGCAGGCGCCACCTGGTTTCTCGCCCCCTACTCCAACTGCGACGAGGTGACCGGGCACATCCCCAGCGGCATCCGGGTTCTCGCGGTGAAGACGCTCGACGACTCCCTCGCCGCACTGAAGGCGATCAAGGCAGGCTCCAGTACGGGCGGGCTGCTCAGCTGCCCGGCGAAGTAA
- a CDS encoding zinc-dependent metalloprotease, with the protein MPEDSAQNPEDEFRDMLSQFLSGNGDIDPARLASAAGLPNDPEMIRNLIGQLQSAMQSSGDGINWDLALEQAKTLAAKDVVATTPADRSSLEQAFHVAALWLDEATYVSELTSTPRLMSRTEWISATMPIWTQLAEPVALSIANSLTQVLRDQAPEEMFGMIEGASKLMRNVGGTLFAMQLGQVVGQLAGEVVSGGDIGIPLLGALTDSDQQAAILPQNVAAFGAGLDIERDQVQLYLAVRELAHARLFRHAKWLRLQLMTSITEFAQGIRIDTDRLEQLAADFDPSNPEELREAMVSGALIPPKSESQLAALGRLETVLALIEGWVDVVTAQATARLPKSDAIAETVRRRRAAGGPAESAFSTLVGLELRPRRLREAAAMWQKITDEVGDEKRDSLWSHPDLLPGSEDIDDPSSLIARLSGPDASADDIDQAIEDLLNDDRDDRPHEADDGSAEDPKH; encoded by the coding sequence ATGCCTGAAGATTCGGCCCAGAACCCGGAAGACGAATTCCGCGACATGCTGAGCCAGTTCCTCTCCGGAAACGGAGACATCGATCCCGCGCGCCTCGCCAGTGCAGCGGGGCTGCCGAACGACCCGGAGATGATCCGCAACCTCATCGGTCAACTGCAGAGCGCGATGCAGTCGAGCGGTGACGGGATCAACTGGGATCTCGCGCTCGAGCAGGCGAAGACCCTCGCCGCGAAAGACGTCGTGGCGACCACGCCCGCCGATCGCTCCTCGCTCGAGCAGGCCTTCCACGTCGCGGCGCTCTGGCTCGACGAGGCTACCTACGTCTCCGAACTCACCTCAACCCCGCGGCTGATGTCGCGCACCGAGTGGATCAGCGCCACCATGCCGATCTGGACGCAACTGGCCGAACCGGTGGCGCTCAGCATCGCCAACTCGCTCACCCAGGTGCTGCGCGACCAGGCGCCGGAAGAGATGTTCGGCATGATCGAGGGCGCATCCAAGTTGATGCGCAACGTCGGCGGCACTCTCTTCGCGATGCAGCTCGGCCAGGTCGTCGGCCAGCTCGCCGGCGAGGTGGTCTCCGGGGGCGACATCGGCATCCCCCTTCTCGGCGCGCTGACGGATTCCGACCAGCAGGCCGCGATCCTGCCGCAGAACGTCGCCGCTTTCGGTGCCGGTCTCGACATCGAGCGTGACCAGGTGCAGCTCTATCTCGCGGTGCGAGAACTCGCCCACGCCCGGCTGTTCCGTCACGCGAAATGGCTGCGGCTGCAGCTGATGACGTCGATCACCGAGTTCGCCCAAGGCATCCGTATCGACACCGATCGCCTCGAGCAGCTCGCCGCGGACTTCGACCCCTCCAACCCGGAAGAGTTGCGCGAAGCGATGGTGAGCGGAGCGCTCATCCCGCCGAAGTCCGAGTCGCAGCTCGCGGCCCTCGGGCGTCTCGAGACCGTGCTCGCCCTCATCGAGGGTTGGGTGGATGTCGTGACCGCCCAGGCCACCGCCCGCCTGCCGAAATCCGACGCCATTGCCGAGACCGTGCGCCGGAGGCGCGCCGCCGGCGGTCCGGCTGAATCCGCGTTCTCTACCCTCGTGGGGCTGGAGCTGCGACCTCGCCGCCTGCGCGAGGCTGCGGCGATGTGGCAGAAGATCACCGACGAGGTCGGTGACGAGAAGCGCGACTCACTCTGGTCACACCCCGACCTCCTTCCCGGTTCGGAAGACATCGACGACCCGAGCTCGCTCATCGCGAGGCTCTCCGGACCGGACGCCTCCGCCGACGACATCGACCAGGCGATCGAAGACCTGCTCAACGACGACCGCGACGATCGCCCGCACGAGGCCGACGACGGCAGCGCCGAGGACCCGAAGCACTGA
- a CDS encoding MFS transporter, protein MSGVAGTGRAVRGGIFGARYLWVTVGSSALVFLAAFESLAVTTIMPVISRDLDGASLYALAFAGPLATAVIGMVIAGNWCDRSGPVLPLYVSAALFGLGLLVAGSAPTIGVFVAGRFVQGFGSGAMTVALYVVVARLYPPELMPRIFASFAAAWIVPSLIGPFIAGLVAQLWSWHWVFLGVVGLVVVAVVMLTPATRMLRLQPPEPGTAAWNPGRIGWAVLAAVAVLAVNLSVDIGGLAAVVVPLAALVVAVLAVRPLLPRGTLTARRGLPTVILLRGLASASFLGAEVYLPYLLVRQYDFSPTFAGLALTGSALAWSGTSWLQGHLGDRLRPATGMSVGMWLVLAAVAVAFASAALQLNPAVIILGWVVGGGGMGLVYPRTSVMTLGLSRTAEQGFNSSALSISDSLGAAIALALTGVVFGALDRAGSSDGGGSVAFAGSFAIAVLFAIGAVVVARRVVPRPAQAVSEAQPQSG, encoded by the coding sequence ATGAGCGGCGTCGCGGGGACCGGGCGTGCCGTAAGAGGCGGCATCTTCGGCGCCCGCTACCTCTGGGTGACCGTCGGCAGCAGCGCGCTCGTCTTCCTCGCGGCCTTCGAATCCCTCGCGGTGACCACGATCATGCCGGTGATCAGCCGGGATCTCGATGGGGCGAGCCTCTACGCCCTCGCCTTCGCCGGCCCACTCGCCACTGCCGTGATCGGCATGGTGATCGCCGGCAACTGGTGCGATCGTTCGGGTCCGGTGCTGCCGCTCTACGTGTCCGCCGCGCTCTTCGGCCTCGGTCTCCTCGTGGCCGGAAGCGCGCCGACGATCGGAGTCTTCGTCGCGGGTCGCTTCGTTCAGGGATTCGGGAGCGGGGCGATGACCGTCGCCCTCTACGTGGTCGTGGCCCGCCTGTATCCGCCGGAGCTGATGCCGCGCATCTTCGCCAGCTTCGCCGCGGCCTGGATCGTTCCCTCGCTCATCGGGCCGTTCATCGCCGGCCTCGTCGCCCAGCTCTGGAGTTGGCACTGGGTGTTCCTCGGGGTCGTGGGGCTCGTGGTCGTCGCCGTGGTCATGCTCACTCCCGCGACACGGATGCTGCGGCTTCAGCCGCCGGAGCCCGGCACGGCCGCGTGGAATCCCGGTCGCATCGGCTGGGCCGTGCTCGCGGCGGTCGCGGTGCTCGCGGTCAACCTGTCGGTGGACATCGGCGGGCTCGCCGCCGTTGTGGTTCCGCTCGCGGCGCTGGTGGTTGCGGTACTGGCGGTACGCCCGCTCCTGCCGCGCGGAACTCTCACCGCGCGCCGCGGGCTGCCGACGGTCATCCTGCTTCGCGGCCTCGCCTCTGCCTCGTTCCTCGGTGCCGAGGTCTACCTGCCATACCTCCTCGTGCGGCAATACGACTTCTCGCCCACCTTCGCCGGGCTCGCGCTCACCGGATCGGCGCTGGCCTGGTCGGGCACGTCGTGGCTGCAGGGTCACCTCGGCGATCGCCTGCGCCCGGCGACGGGGATGAGCGTCGGCATGTGGCTGGTGCTCGCCGCGGTGGCGGTCGCCTTCGCCTCGGCGGCCCTCCAGCTGAATCCGGCCGTGATCATCCTGGGCTGGGTGGTGGGTGGAGGAGGCATGGGGCTCGTCTATCCGCGCACCAGCGTCATGACCCTTGGCCTCTCCCGCACCGCGGAGCAGGGATTCAACAGCTCGGCGCTGTCCATCTCTGACTCGCTCGGCGCCGCCATCGCCCTCGCGCTCACCGGGGTCGTCTTCGGGGCACTGGACCGGGCGGGATCCTCCGACGGGGGCGGCTCCGTCGCCTTCGCCGGCAGCTTCGCCATCGCGGTGCTGTTCGCCATCGGGGCGGTGGTGGTGGCCCGACGGGTCGTGCCGAGACCGGCTCAGGCGGTGAGCGAGGCGCAGCCGCAGTCGGGATGA
- a CDS encoding ATP-dependent helicase — protein sequence MVSSAESLLEALDDEQRIAAETLLGPLCMLAGAGTGKTRAITHRIAYGVATGVYAPDRIMALTFTSRAAAELRGRLRQLGATGVAARTFHATALSQLGHFWPEVIGGQMPRLLDSKGRVIAQAAETLRLKLDTATLRDLAAEIEWRKVSRLTLDQYATILPQRVLPSALDADKMVAIHRAYESVKDERRQLDFEDVLLATAGMIEAEPRVAQQVREQYRFFVVDEYQDVSPLQQSLLDLWLGDRQDLCVVGDASQTIYSFAGASADFLLGFPTRFREAAVVRLEQNYRSSPPIVGLANQLMRGRPGALALRAATGTPEAAAKAAPTVTSYPSEVAEARAIADQVAAAIAGGARPQDIAILFRINVQSAPLEAALADAGVSYQLRGGTRFFEQQEVKQALMMLKGAVVGATREPLFKTVSDVLRSLGWTQDAPEVRGAVRDRWESLNALMGLAEASAEGTSLRSFVDELFERAASQHEPTMAAVTLATLHSAKGLEWDTVYLVGLSDGYLPITYAKTERAVEEERRLLYVGITRARRRLHLSWSSGSSGRGPDRRPSRFLAGLA from the coding sequence GTGGTGAGCTCCGCCGAATCACTGCTCGAAGCCCTCGATGACGAGCAGCGCATCGCCGCAGAGACCCTGCTCGGTCCGCTGTGCATGCTCGCCGGTGCCGGCACCGGAAAGACTCGCGCCATCACCCATCGCATCGCCTACGGGGTCGCGACCGGGGTCTATGCCCCCGACCGCATCATGGCGCTGACCTTCACCTCGCGGGCTGCGGCCGAGCTGCGGGGCCGGTTGCGCCAGCTCGGAGCCACCGGCGTCGCGGCGCGCACCTTCCACGCCACAGCCCTGTCCCAGCTCGGCCACTTCTGGCCGGAGGTGATCGGTGGCCAGATGCCGCGGCTGCTCGACAGCAAGGGCCGCGTGATCGCCCAGGCCGCCGAGACACTCAGACTCAAACTCGACACGGCCACGCTCCGCGACCTCGCCGCAGAGATCGAGTGGCGCAAGGTGTCGCGTCTCACGCTCGACCAGTACGCGACGATATTGCCTCAGCGCGTGCTGCCCTCTGCACTCGACGCCGACAAGATGGTCGCCATCCATCGCGCCTACGAATCGGTGAAGGACGAGCGCCGCCAGCTCGACTTCGAAGACGTGTTGCTCGCGACCGCGGGCATGATCGAAGCGGAACCGCGGGTCGCCCAGCAGGTGCGCGAGCAGTACCGCTTCTTCGTCGTCGATGAATACCAGGACGTCTCACCGCTGCAGCAGTCGCTTCTCGACCTCTGGCTCGGCGATCGCCAGGACCTCTGCGTCGTCGGCGACGCGAGCCAGACGATCTACTCCTTTGCCGGCGCCTCCGCCGACTTCCTGCTCGGATTCCCCACTCGGTTTCGCGAGGCCGCTGTCGTGAGACTCGAACAGAACTATCGATCGAGCCCGCCCATCGTGGGCTTGGCGAACCAGCTGATGCGCGGGCGTCCCGGAGCATTGGCGCTTCGAGCAGCGACCGGCACCCCGGAGGCGGCGGCGAAGGCCGCGCCGACGGTCACGAGCTATCCGAGCGAGGTGGCCGAGGCCCGGGCGATAGCGGATCAGGTGGCCGCGGCGATCGCGGGTGGGGCCCGTCCGCAGGACATCGCCATCCTGTTCCGCATCAACGTGCAGTCGGCACCGCTCGAGGCGGCACTCGCCGATGCGGGGGTGAGTTACCAATTGCGTGGCGGAACCCGCTTCTTCGAACAGCAGGAGGTGAAGCAGGCGCTGATGATGCTGAAGGGCGCTGTGGTCGGAGCGACGCGTGAGCCCCTCTTCAAGACGGTGAGCGACGTGCTGCGATCCCTGGGCTGGACCCAGGACGCCCCCGAGGTGCGCGGTGCGGTGCGGGATCGCTGGGAATCCCTGAACGCGTTGATGGGACTGGCCGAGGCATCCGCCGAGGGCACTTCGCTGCGGTCCTTCGTCGACGAGCTCTTCGAGCGCGCCGCCAGTCAGCACGAGCCGACGATGGCCGCGGTCACCCTCGCGACGCTCCACTCCGCCAAGGGGCTGGAGTGGGACACGGTGTATCTCGTCGGGCTCAGCGACGGCTATCTGCCGATCACCTACGCGAAGACGGAACGAGCAGTCGAAGAGGAGCGGCGGCTGCTCTATGTCGGCATCACGCGAGCCCGCCGCCGACTGCACCTGTCGTGGTCGTCCGGCTCGTCCGGCCGCGGACCCGACCGCCGCCCGTCCCGCTTTCTCGCCGGACTCGCATGA
- the nudC gene encoding NAD(+) diphosphatase, whose product MSIDPVSSDAGSPSYLSPLPVSALPLSRHGLDRDYLSRSDPDLFETLRRDPRMRQLVLWKGKALLDASGALDLLPHDSDIDSALRLYLGRSIGSESPGDPVVAVIVDDAAAAYLASPESERWGDLRALGSTFSDRDAGLFTAALALANWHDSHPFSPRTGMATISGQGGWVRTDTESGREVFPRTDPAIIVGIVDADDRILLGHNAMWPANRYSLLAGFVEPGESLESAVEREVFEESGIRVVDPVYLGSQPWPFPASLMLGFMARVDPALESILTPDGAEILDLRWFSRDELTESLDDIGLPGHTSIARAIIEHWYGGPIADRRQW is encoded by the coding sequence ATGTCAATCGACCCTGTGTCCTCAGACGCTGGTTCGCCGTCCTATCTGTCCCCGCTCCCCGTGTCGGCGCTGCCGCTCTCGCGCCACGGCCTCGACCGCGACTATCTCTCCCGCAGCGACCCCGATCTGTTCGAAACCCTCCGTAGAGATCCGCGGATGCGTCAGCTCGTGCTCTGGAAGGGCAAGGCGCTGCTCGACGCGAGTGGCGCGCTCGACCTTCTGCCCCACGATTCCGACATCGATTCCGCGCTGCGGCTGTACCTCGGACGATCGATCGGATCGGAATCGCCGGGCGATCCGGTGGTCGCCGTGATCGTGGACGACGCCGCTGCGGCGTACCTCGCCTCGCCGGAGTCCGAGCGCTGGGGCGACCTGCGGGCACTGGGCAGCACCTTCAGCGATCGCGATGCCGGCCTGTTCACCGCCGCGCTCGCGCTCGCCAACTGGCACGACTCCCACCCTTTTTCTCCGCGCACCGGAATGGCGACCATCTCCGGCCAGGGAGGTTGGGTGCGCACCGACACCGAGAGCGGCCGCGAGGTCTTCCCCCGCACCGATCCCGCCATCATCGTGGGGATCGTGGATGCCGACGACCGGATCCTGCTCGGCCACAACGCGATGTGGCCGGCCAATCGCTATTCCCTCCTCGCCGGGTTCGTCGAGCCGGGCGAGTCGCTCGAGAGCGCCGTCGAGCGCGAGGTGTTCGAGGAGTCGGGCATCCGAGTGGTCGATCCCGTCTATCTCGGATCGCAGCCGTGGCCGTTCCCGGCCTCGCTGATGCTCGGCTTCATGGCCCGGGTCGATCCGGCCCTGGAGTCGATCCTCACCCCGGATGGCGCGGAGATCCTCGATCTGCGCTGGTTCAGCCGCGACGAGCTCACGGAATCGCTCGATGACATCGGCCTCCCCGGCCACACCTCCATCGCCCGGGCGATCATCGAGCACTGGTACGGCGGTCCGATCGCCGACCGTCGGCAGTGGTGA
- a CDS encoding phosphotransferase: MARSHLTLAALATSAVAGLDVAQASGFGSGTHGDFESALLTTRDGAHWIIRVPTSERAEAEQSADLVSLRALSTGVRARLPFAVSNYAGQTPIGGTRAVVYDFVYGSPVDLAAIAEGSLLAPNLGRAIAAIHTLPTSFVADAGLPVLSPAEILRSTITIMDRASATNLVPAALLGRWEKATEDGPLWQFAPTVINGGLSADSFLSSDDEVTGLLGWQSLSIGDPARDLYWLLGARGGYVAEAAFDAYNEARGSSDRQVKHRAMLYAELEIAKWLLHGTQERSTEIVDDAVQMLHGLVDTVQNDLDQTLSHNTMPVMAVDEVEAMLDRDQRS; encoded by the coding sequence ATGGCCAGATCCCATCTCACTCTAGCCGCGCTCGCAACCTCGGCTGTTGCCGGACTCGATGTCGCTCAGGCCAGTGGTTTCGGGTCGGGTACCCATGGCGATTTCGAGTCGGCCCTGCTGACCACCCGCGACGGCGCGCACTGGATCATCCGGGTGCCCACCTCTGAACGCGCGGAAGCCGAGCAGTCGGCAGACCTCGTCTCCCTGCGCGCGCTGAGCACCGGCGTGCGTGCGCGCCTGCCGTTCGCCGTGTCGAACTACGCGGGCCAGACGCCGATCGGCGGCACCCGCGCCGTCGTCTACGACTTCGTCTACGGATCTCCCGTCGATCTCGCCGCGATCGCCGAGGGCAGCCTCCTCGCCCCGAATCTCGGACGGGCCATCGCCGCGATCCATACTCTCCCGACCAGCTTCGTCGCGGATGCCGGTCTTCCCGTGCTCAGTCCTGCGGAGATCCTGCGCTCGACGATCACCATCATGGATCGGGCGAGCGCGACCAACCTGGTGCCGGCCGCGCTGCTCGGCCGCTGGGAGAAGGCCACGGAAGACGGGCCGCTCTGGCAGTTCGCACCCACCGTGATCAACGGAGGACTCTCGGCCGATTCCTTCCTCAGCTCCGACGACGAGGTCACGGGACTGCTCGGCTGGCAGTCGCTGAGCATCGGGGATCCGGCCCGCGACCTGTATTGGCTCCTGGGCGCCCGCGGCGGATACGTCGCCGAGGCCGCCTTCGATGCGTACAACGAGGCGCGCGGATCGAGTGACCGCCAGGTGAAGCATCGCGCGATGCTCTACGCGGAGCTCGAGATCGCCAAGTGGTTGCTTCACGGCACCCAGGAGCGCAGCACCGAGATCGTGGATGACGCGGTGCAGATGCTGCATGGCCTCGTCGACACCGTGCAGAATGACCTCGACCAGACCCTCAGCCACAACACCATGCCGGTGATGGCCGTGGATGAGGTCGAGGCCATGCTGGATCGCGACCAGCGCTCCTAG